In Nitrososphaerota archaeon, one genomic interval encodes:
- a CDS encoding iron-sulfur cluster assembly accessory protein, with protein sequence MSKAVDGSNSSEKILEVSNAAVVNIKQFLKENNLSSIGLRIMAQRDDCGCIGYQIHLEESSDDDDTVVETDGLKILLDPDSVKLLRGTKMDFAETPDGGGFIFDNPNDQHMH encoded by the coding sequence ATGTCTAAAGCAGTGGATGGTAGTAACTCTTCCGAGAAGATCCTTGAGGTAAGTAACGCCGCGGTTGTAAACATAAAGCAGTTCTTGAAGGAAAATAACCTGTCTTCGATAGGGCTAAGGATAATGGCGCAGCGAGATGATTGTGGGTGTATAGGTTATCAGATTCATCTTGAAGAAAGCTCGGATGACGATGATACAGTTGTTGAGACGGATGGGTTGAAAATACTCCTTGACCCAGATAGCGTTAAGCTGCTTCGAGGTACGAAGATGGATTTCGCAGAGACTCCTGACGGAGGCGGATTCATCTTCGATAATCCTAACGACCAGCACATGCATTAA